The Acanthochromis polyacanthus isolate Apoly-LR-REF ecotype Palm Island chromosome 2, KAUST_Apoly_ChrSc, whole genome shotgun sequence genome contains a region encoding:
- the foxf1 gene encoding forkhead box protein F1, with protein MTAEVQQPPAQTPAQSSPMSAPEKSHGQTVVMETASSTTKTKKTNAGIRRPEKPPYSYIALIVMAIQSSPTKRLTLSEIYQFLQSRFPFFRGSYQGWKNSVRHNLSLNECFIKLPKGLGRPGKGHYWTIDPASEFMFEEGSFRRRPRGFRRKCQALKPMYSMMNGLGFNHIPESYNFQGSGGGLSCPPNSLSLDSGIGMMNGHLAGNMEGMGLSGHSMSHLSTNSGHSYMGSCTGSTGSDYPHHDNSASPLLTSGGVMEPHPVYSSSASAWAPAPSASLNNGASYIKQQPLSPCNPGANPLQPSLPTHSLEQPYLHQNGHSTTDLQGIPRYHSQSPSMCDRKEFVFSFNAMTSSAMHSPGSSSYYHHQQVSYQDIKPCVM; from the exons ATGACGGCAGAGGTCCAGCAGCCCCCAGCGCAGACTCCTGCCCAGAGCAGCCCGATGTCTGCTCCGGAGAAGTCACACGGACAGACGGTGGTGATGGAAACCGCTTCCTCCACTACGAAAACCAAGAAGACAAACGCAGGGATCCGACGACCAGAGAAGCCGCCTTATTCCTACATAGCTTTAATAGTCATGGCTATCCAGAGCTCTCCGACCAAGCGTCTGACGCTCAGCGAAATCTACCAATTCCTGCAGAGCCGCTTCCCGTTTTTCAGAGGCTCGTATCAGGGATGGAAGAACTCCGTGCGTCACAACTTGTCCCTGAACGAGTGCTTCATCAAGCTGCCTAAAGGCCTCGGCCGGCCCGGGAAGGGCCACTACTGGACTATCGACCCGGCGAGTGAGTTTATGTTCGAGGAGGGCTCCTTCAGAAGGAGACCCAGGGGCTTCAGGCGCAAGTGCCAGGCGCTGAAGCCCATGTACAGCATGATGAACGGCCTGGGATTCAACCACATCCCCGAGTCTTACAACTTCCAGGGGAGCGGCGGGGGCCTATCCTGTCCGCCCAACAGCTTGTCTCTGGACAGTGGGATTGGAATGATGAATGGACACTTGGCAGGTAACATGGAGGGGATGGGTCTGTCCGGTCACTCCATGTCACACTTGTCGACCAACAGTGGACATTCCTACATGGGAAGTTGTACAGGATCCACCGGGAGTGATTATCCCCACCACGACAATTCCGCCTCCCCTCTGCTCACCAGCGGGGGAGTCATGGAGCCTCACCCCGTCTACTCGAGCTCGGCCTCGGCGTGGGCTCCGGCCCCCTCGGCATCGTTGAATAACGGGGCTTCCTACATCAAGCAGCAGCCCCTATCTCCTTGCAATCCAGGAGCGAACCCTCTGCAGCCCAGTTTGCCCACACATTCACTAGAGCAGCCGTACCTGCACCAGAACGGCCACAGCACCACAGATCTACAAG GTATTCCTCGGTACCATTCCCAGTCTCCCAGCATGTGTGACCGAAAGGAGTTCGTGTTCTCCTTCAACGCCATGACGTCCTCAGCCATGCACTCACCGGGCAGCAGCTCCTACTATCACCACCAACAGGTCTCCTACCAGGACATCAAGCCCTGCGTGATGTGA